In a single window of the Raphanus sativus cultivar WK10039 chromosome 9, ASM80110v3, whole genome shotgun sequence genome:
- the LOC108825786 gene encoding NAC domain-containing protein 59: protein MDCEVSRTREIVEDSELIDLPPGFRFHPTDEELISYYLKPKVLNSLFSAVAIGEVDLNKVEPWDLPWKAKIGEKEWYFFCVRDRKYPTGLRTNRATKAGYWKATGKDKEIFREKSLVGMKKTLVFYKGRAPKGVKTNWVMHEYRLEGEYAIDNLPKTAKNEWVISRVFQKQGDGKKMHISSLRMLGSGINQFKPVGLPPLMDSSTYLKSRGDTFAGSLSHVTCFSDQTTEDKSHFSESKDECNFTMIGSSSTHLIPNIGSMFHHNPVFMQDNSSILKMLLDSEETQFKKNLQDLGTSDNELIASSWNGHDISGSTAPVEVACFWNF from the exons ATGGATTGCGAGGTATCAAGAACCAGGGAGATAGTAGAAGATTCAGAGCTGATTGATTTACCACCGGGTTTTAGATTTCACCCAACAGATGAAGAGCTCATAAGCTACTATCTGAAaccaaaggttctaaactccttATTCTCCGCTGTAGCCATTGGTGAAGTTGATCTCAACAAGGTCGAGCCATGGGACTTGCCAT GGAAGGCTAAGATTGGTGAAAAAGAGTGGTACTTCTTCTGCGTAAGGGATCGGAAATATCCCACCGGTTTAAGGACAAACCGGGCTACTAAGGCCGGTTACTGGAAAGCTACAGGCAAAGACAAAGAGATCTTCAGAGAAAAATCTCTTGTTGGTATGAAGAAAACTTTGGTTTTCTACAAAGGAAGAGCTCCTAAAGGAGTGAAAACCAACTGGGTCATGCACGAATATCGATTAGAAGGCGAATATGCAATTGATAATCTCCCTAAAACCGCTAAG AACGAATGGGTTATTAGTAGAGTTTTTCAGAAACAGGGAGATGGTAAGAAGATGCATATCTCCAGTTTAAGGATGCTCGGCTCAGGGATTAACCAATTCAAACCGGTTGGTTTACCTCCACTGATGGATTCTTCTACATACCTCAAGAGCAGAGGAGACACTTTCGCCGGGTCGTTGTCTCACGTGACCTGTTTCTCCGACCAAACAACCGAGGACAAGAGTCACTTCTCCGAGTCGAAAGATGAATGTAACTTTACCATGATTGGTTCTTCATCGACTCACTTGATACCGAACATTGGTTCTATGTTTCACCATAATCCTGTGTTTATGCAAGATAATTCTTCGATATTGAAGATGTTGCTTGACAGTGAAGAAACACAGTTTAAGAAGAATCTTCAGGATTTGGGTACATCAGATAACGAATTGATAGCCAGTTCTTGGAACGGTCACGATATTTCTGGTTCAACCGCTCCAGTTGAGGTCGCTTGCTTTTGGAATTTCTGA